The sequence CCTTCTTCTCCCAGTACTGTACAACACGCCTGGTAAAACTCTGGGCTGATCAATGGTTCAGCGACCCCGAAGGGGTCGGTGGAGTCGATGATGATGATGTCAAGACCCTCTTGGGCATTTTTTACATATTCTACCCCATCCCCGATGATCACCTCCACCTTGGGATCAGAGAGGCTACGGGACATCTCAGGGAAAAACTGCTGGCAGACCCTGATTACCTCTTCGTCTATTTCCACCAAGACGATCTTTTCCAAGCGGCGGTACTTCAGCAATTCCCTGACCACCCCCCCATCTCCCCCTCCGATAACCAAGGCCCTTTTCGCCAGGGGATGGGAGGCCAAGGGGACATGGACTATCATCTCATGATATACGAACTCGGAATCCTCGGTTAACATCATAAAATCATCTATAAGCAAAATTCTACCATGGTTTTTAGTCTGCAGCACCTCGATCTTCTGATGTTTAGATCTGATACTGGCCAGCTTTTCCTCATAGATATATACTGCCCCGTAGCTGGGGTCGTGCTCTTCATAGGCCACATTTTTTTTCTCCTGGAGGCGTGAATCCATCATCTCTTCCCTGCTCCATGGATATGTTTAGGTGCACATTACTCCACGGATGGGGGAATGTCAACATCCATATTCTCTTGCTATTGCCTTGGAAAAATGGGTATAATTTACCGTGAAATTGCACGGCATGAAGAGACTCTGTATGATCTTTCATCCTTTAATGTTATTTACGGCCCCCCTTCAGGTGGCTTCGCCCCCTGAAACCCCTCGAAAAGAAGGGGTCCTAGGGTTCAAGGATTCAAGTGGTTTTTCTTTTACTAAAATCCTAGGCTCCTCGAATCCTTGAATCCTGTATTTTCATGAGTGGGGATGAGGATAAACCATCATGAGGGTTTAAAAACAAAGGATTTCTCTTGGGGGAGTTGATCAAAAAGTTTGTCTTAGATAATGGGCTGGTGTTAGAGGTAATTGATGAGAGTTTCAACTATTATGCCGAATTTTGGAACCTGAAGGTGGTGATCAGGGGTAAGGTGAAGGTCAGAGCGGAGTACCTTCAAGACATCGTCCTCTCCAATCCCCATGAACTGGAGGCAAAGGAGGCCTTGGGGAAGGAGGTGGAGTATTATCGAGAACTTACCCAGATAGGGGTCAGGGAGGCGGAGTTGGGGAAAAATATACAAAGGCTGCTGCAATACTTTGAGGAGAACTCCTTCCCCTACTTACGGCATCCCTTCTTTCCGGAGAGGATGGTAAGAAAGCGATGGAGGGAGTTGGCCGAGGAGATCAAGGTCAGGAGGTCGAAAGGAAATGAGGTGGGTTAGGATCGTCGCTACAGTTCTCTTCGTCCTTTTTTTTGTGAATCTACCCCATGAGCCAAGTTGTGCCTCTCTTCCTTGGAAGGGGGTGAGCTTTCATTATCGAGTTCATAAGGTGGGGGCCACCATCCTCAAGGCCTCTCTTTCCATAGAGCGGGAAGGCCCTCTTTACCTGGTGAAGGCAGAGGTGGATACCACGGGTCTTACCCTCCCCCTTTTTCGGATGCACAATCGGTTCCGCTCTTATGTCAAGGAGGAAGGGTTAGAGCCCCAGCAATATGTAAAAGAAGTGGATCAATGGGGGATCTTCTCGCAGAAAAAATACTATACCGATATCCTCACCTTCGACATGGATGGTTCCAAGGTAGTCGTTGAGAGGGTGGACCCCCCCCAAGTGAGGGAGGTATCGGTCCCCCCTCAAATCTATGATCCCCTGGCCATCTTCCTCAAATACTTTCTGGATGTAAAAGTGGGGGAGGGTGATAAGATAGAGATGAGGATATATGATGGGATAAAGGTGAGGGAGGTGATTTTCATTGCCTCCCA comes from Deltaproteobacteria bacterium and encodes:
- the speE gene encoding polyamine aminopropyltransferase, with product MMDSRLQEKKNVAYEEHDPSYGAVYIYEEKLASIRSKHQKIEVLQTKNHGRILLIDDFMMLTEDSEFVYHEMIVHVPLASHPLAKRALVIGGGDGGVVRELLKYRRLEKIVLVEIDEEVIRVCQQFFPEMSRSLSDPKVEVIIGDGVEYVKNAQEGLDIIIIDSTDPFGVAEPLISPEFYQACCTVLGEEGLLMQQVASPFFTPDTFVKVFHNMRQALPIASPVLLPAPFYVSSDWSLGLASASDRFFKKEIPSGYWSPIPGLKYYNPEVHRASFALPNFVRDLWDRSLRSPDLPKKPKIDSSSI
- a CDS encoding DUF3108 domain-containing protein, producing the protein MRWVRIVATVLFVLFFVNLPHEPSCASLPWKGVSFHYRVHKVGATILKASLSIEREGPLYLVKAEVDTTGLTLPLFRMHNRFRSYVKEEGLEPQQYVKEVDQWGIFSQKKYYTDILTFDMDGSKVVVERVDPPQVREVSVPPQIYDPLAIFLKYFLDVKVGEGDKIEMRIYDGIKVREVIFIASHREITTPLYGEVRTICLESKVPFSSLGDREGVIKIWYTDDDMRFPVNISLELPVVGSVEFQLEKVQIW